The following coding sequences lie in one Rutidosis leptorrhynchoides isolate AG116_Rl617_1_P2 chromosome 4, CSIRO_AGI_Rlap_v1, whole genome shotgun sequence genomic window:
- the LOC139840568 gene encoding uncharacterized protein, with the protein MASTIREAAKEALGVTLGTSTAHKSNRESWWLSDDVQTKVALKQTRFREAITFGEGTPAERTSVEERYKEAKREAKKALAIAKDKAYEDLYRKLDSKEGANDIYRIAKARERRGKDLVYVKYIKDEVGQSIVREDLIRKRWEEYFASLFSRDRPEQNGELHDEDREYQNNCFCTRINHEEVRTALRKMGRNKAVGPDQIPIEVWRCLGDDGVRWLTNLFNMTFRSAKMTMEWRLSEVIPIYKNKGDAQICGRSSMEAIHIVRSLMEKYREKQNNLHMAFLDLEKAYDCVPRELIWKTLNGQTLGGAEGATAPGQHNSKGIIVLVQFHIY; encoded by the exons ATGGCGTCTACTATTAGAGAGGCGGCAAAAGAAGCTTTAGGGGTGACATTAGGGACATCGACAGCCCACAAGAGTAATAGAGAATCGTGGTGGCTTAGTGATGATGTCCAAACGAAAGTCGCGTTAAAGCAGACGAGATTTAGGGAGGCCATTACTTTTGGAGAAGGGACGCCTGCAGAGAGGACTAGTGTAGAAGAAagatataaagaagctaaaagagaagcaAAGAAGGCATTAGCAATTGCAAAAGACAAAGCTTATGAAGATTTATATAGGAAACTAGACTCTAAGGAGGGAGCCAATGACATATATAGAATAGCTAAAGCTAGGGAGCGAAGAGGCAAGGACTTAGTCTATGTCAAATATATCAAGGATGAAGTAGGTCAAAGTATAGTGAGAGAAGACCTTATTAGAAAAAGATGGGAAGAGTATTTTGCATCCCTTTTCAGTAGGGATAGACCAGAGCAGAACGGGGAACTCCACGATGAGGATCGTGAATATCAAAACAATTGTTTCTGCACGAGGATTAACCATGAGGAAGTTAGAACGGCCttacgaaagatggggagaaacaaagcagtaggaccagACCAAATCCCGATCGAGGTGTGGAGGTGCCTAGGAGACGATGGGGTTAGAtggttgacaaaccttttcaacaTGACGTTTAGAAGTGCAAAGATGActatggaatggagactcagtgaggttattcccatttacaagaaCAAGGGAGATGCGCAAATATGTG GACGCTCGTCGATGGAGGCGATTCACATcgttagaagccttatggagaagtatagggaaaaacaAAACAACCTACATATGGCGTTCTTGGACTTGGAAAAGGCTTATGATTGTGTCCCGCGCgagctgatttggaagactcttaat GGCCAAACTCTGGGCGGGGCTGAAGGTGCAACCGCACCTGGGCAACATAATTCAAAGGGCATCATAGTATTAGTTCAGTTTCATATATACTAG